One stretch of Pantanalinema sp. DNA includes these proteins:
- a CDS encoding prepilin-type N-terminal cleavage/methylation domain-containing protein, with protein MSEDKQAGFTLIEIVVAIGIITIALLPAMTMRLKAAQANVAIEEREKFAILVQRLLETKVRGVPFDALASVSGVNDPDTNLRYDILFSQYATPSPSLKKVTITAYAPSSPAPIDRLVTLVAKEAVQ; from the coding sequence ATGAGTGAGGACAAGCAAGCAGGCTTCACCCTGATCGAGATCGTCGTCGCGATCGGCATCATCACCATCGCCCTGCTGCCGGCCATGACCATGCGTCTCAAGGCCGCGCAGGCCAACGTGGCGATCGAGGAGCGCGAGAAGTTTGCCATCCTGGTGCAGCGGCTGCTCGAGACAAAGGTACGCGGCGTTCCGTTCGATGCGCTGGCGAGCGTCAGCGGCGTCAATGATCCTGATACGAATCTGAGATACGATATCCTGTTCTCTCAGTACGCCACGCCCTCACCTTCCCTCAAGAAGGTCACGATCACGGCATACGCGCCCAGTTCGCCCGCTCCCATCGACCGACTCGTTACCCTCGTCGCGAAAGAGGCAGTCCAATGA